A window of the Roseburia sp. 831b genome harbors these coding sequences:
- a CDS encoding ECF transporter S component — protein MSKKTNEMVLTALFTAIIIIMAFVPFLGYINLVVIKATLIHVPVIIGSIMLGPKKGGFLGFVFGCTSLINNTFNPSLLSFAFSPFYSIGDIGGNFFSLVICFVPRILAGIVPFFVYKGIKKLLKKSKAADWVALPVAGALGALTNTLLVMNLIYVCFSQELASAKGIAIDAVYGVILSIIAANGIPEAIVAAVLATAICKALFKLRK, from the coding sequence ATGTCAAAAAAAACAAATGAAATGGTATTGACTGCATTATTTACAGCAATCATCATTATTATGGCATTTGTGCCATTTTTAGGTTATATCAATCTGGTTGTCATCAAGGCAACTTTAATTCATGTACCGGTTATCATCGGGTCTATTATGTTAGGACCAAAGAAGGGCGGATTTTTAGGTTTTGTGTTCGGCTGTACCAGCCTGATTAACAATACGTTTAATCCAAGTCTTTTATCATTTGCATTTTCACCGTTTTATTCCATTGGAGATATCGGAGGCAATTTTTTCAGTCTTGTAATTTGTTTTGTGCCTAGAATATTAGCAGGAATTGTTCCATTTTTTGTATACAAAGGAATCAAGAAACTTTTGAAAAAAAGTAAAGCTGCAGACTGGGTTGCATTGCCGGTTGCGGGCGCGTTAGGTGCACTGACCAACACACTTCTTGTCATGAACCTGATTTATGTCTGTTTCAGCCAGGAGCTTGCAAGTGCAAAAGGGATTGCGATTGACGCCGTATATGGTGTGATTTTATCAATCATCGCTGCAAACGGAATTCCGGAAGCAATTGTAGCAGCGGTGCTTGCAACAGCAATTTGCAAAGCATTATTTAAATTACGAAAATAG